The Methylobacterium durans nucleotide sequence GCCCGGTCTCGATCACCGAGCCGAGCCCAAGGCGCTCCAGGCGGCTCGCGACCCGCTCCGCCTCCCGCGCCCAGGTCTCGGCGAAGGGGTCGAGGTGGTGGATGTCGAGGGTGAGCGCGACGCCGTCGTAACCGGCCCCGGCGATGAGGTCGATCGCGTCGTCGAGGCGGTGATTGGCCGCCCCGTTGGTGTTGTAGGCGAAGCGGAGACTCATGCGGCCCGTCCCCTCTGCTCCAGCCGGAACGGCGCGTGGTGCGATTCCGGCTCGCGGTAGAGGGGATAATGGCTGCCGACGATCTCCTCGGCCAGCGCCACGTCGAAGAGCGGCTGACCGCCGAAGCGCTCGATCGCCTCGGGCGTCAGGCGGATCGGGCGCAGGGTCTCGCTCTGCGTGCCGAAGCGGACGAGGGGGTGATCGCGCTCGATGAGCTTCCGGGCGTTGCGCTCGCCGATCCGGTAATAGCTCATGGTCTCGACCTCGAGCCCCGGCACGATCGCCTTGACGACGCCCACCCCGCCGCGCGGCGGCGAGCAATCGACGTAGAGAACGTCGAACCCGGCCTCCAGAAGCCGCTCGCAGGCGATCGCGCCGCGGGCGTGCCCGTCGGCGGCGGGCGTCGTCGGCAGCTCCGCGAAGGCTTTCGTCGCGCGCTCGGAATAGACGGTGTCGGCGAGCACCGCGTGCAGATCCTCCGGCGGCAGCACGATCCATTCGAGCATGGCCTTCAGCGCCCGGCTCTCCTCCAGGTCTAGGCTCGGCAGGGCCTTCTCGATGAAGGCGTGGACGTAGCCCGGCGGCGTGACCCGCTCGGCGAAGGCGAGGGGCCCATGGCCGAAGGCCTTGCGCACCCGCGCCGCCTGGAATTCGAGGAGCGCCTTGCGCAGGGCCCGCTCCCGGTCCGGGTCGCAGGCCTCGCCGCAGGCCGAGAGCGCGATCGGCGTCGGCGCGTCGGCGGGATTCCGGTCGTAGCCGACGACGTAGAGGTTCGTCAGGCCGAACTGGTCGGTGGCGAATTTCGGCAGGGCCCGGATGCCGAGCGATTCCAGCCTTGCCAACATGCCTGAGGTCTCGGGCCCAAGCCCTTGCGAGAGATCGAGCATCACGCCCTGGTCGAGGGCGCGGAACAGGAGGCCGTTGCCGTCCCGCTGCAGCAGTTCCAGCACCCCGTGGCCGAGGGCGAAGGGCACGTCCGGCCCGGCGCCGAGCCCGTTCGTGATCAGGTTCGTGAAGGGCTTGTAACCCTCGGACAGCTCGAAATAATCCGTCGCCGCCACGTCGAGGGGCATCAGCACCGTCTCGCCGGTCGGGTGGCGGGTGGCGGCCGTCCATTCGAGCACGGTGTCGCGGCCCACGGGCGAGCCCGCGGGCAGGCCGAGGGTGAGCGGGTCGGCGACGGAGCGGGCGCCGTGGACCCGCACGAGGTCGTTGTAGGACCCCCGCTCCTTCCTGCGCGGGATCAGCGCCAGCGAGGGCATCAGGTTCTCGGCGATCTCGGCCACCGCGCCGATAATCGCCTCGTCGTCGGTCGCCCCGTAGCCGATGCCGCTCGGCATGGCGCCGACGAAGTAGGGATCGTCGAGGAAGAGCGAGACGAACCAGACCGGGATCCCGGTCCGGTCGAGGGGCGCCAGGGGAAAGCCGACGATGCGCCCTTCCGGCAGCACGTCGAGATAGGCCCGCACGGGCTCCGGAAGGGATTGCGGCAGCCCGTCGATCCGGCGCTTCTGCCCGAACCGATAGGCGCGCGGCGCCTTCAGGCGGGCGTGGCGGGCGCGGTCGTCCTGATCAAGCTCGGTCATGGTCCTCGATAAACCCCGTTCCGCATCGCCGTACGGCCGTTGCCGTGCCCTCAGCGGCCCGCCAGCGGCCCTCCCCGGTGGCGCTCGCTCTCGTAGGCGTCCACCACGAGCCGCATCGTGTGCAGGTCGCGCTCGACCGAGTAGGCGCCGCGTTCCTCCGGGCGGCGCAGGGCCGAGCCGAAGGCGCGCACCTGCTCCAGGAAGGGCGAGGCCTGCGTGTCGAACGCGATCTCCTCCGAGCGGCCGCCAGCGCCGTCCGTGAACGTCACCGTGC carries:
- a CDS encoding YcaO-like family protein is translated as MTELDQDDRARHARLKAPRAYRFGQKRRIDGLPQSLPEPVRAYLDVLPEGRIVGFPLAPLDRTGIPVWFVSLFLDDPYFVGAMPSGIGYGATDDEAIIGAVAEIAENLMPSLALIPRRKERGSYNDLVRVHGARSVADPLTLGLPAGSPVGRDTVLEWTAATRHPTGETVLMPLDVAATDYFELSEGYKPFTNLITNGLGAGPDVPFALGHGVLELLQRDGNGLLFRALDQGVMLDLSQGLGPETSGMLARLESLGIRALPKFATDQFGLTNLYVVGYDRNPADAPTPIALSACGEACDPDRERALRKALLEFQAARVRKAFGHGPLAFAERVTPPGYVHAFIEKALPSLDLEESRALKAMLEWIVLPPEDLHAVLADTVYSERATKAFAELPTTPAADGHARGAIACERLLEAGFDVLYVDCSPPRGGVGVVKAIVPGLEVETMSYYRIGERNARKLIERDHPLVRFGTQSETLRPIRLTPEAIERFGGQPLFDVALAEEIVGSHYPLYREPESHHAPFRLEQRGRAA